In Luteitalea sp. TBR-22, one genomic interval encodes:
- a CDS encoding NAD(P)H-hydrate dehydratase codes for MRVLTAAQMREADRITIQDLGIPSLVLMENAGRQVVAAIEAMFPNLAMRRVAVLAGHGNNGGDGFVIARTLLERVLDVSVFVIGPLAEVRGDARHNLEVLGRLGASVVEIGDEQAWELHFSEISTCDLIVDAIFGTGLKRALDGMYPTIVGDLNGSGIPVVAVDVPSGLLADTHEVQGEAVRAAVTVTLAAPKICHILPPAQRVCGDLVVADIGIPGVVIEQIDGPHVEVITRDAIRSVLEPRDPEAHKGEFGRVLIVAGSMGKSGAAHLAAMAALRSGAGLVTVATPRSVQPILAAMAPEYMTIGLPEDADGQVIPDGIERVLAASADVIAMGPGLGTGEGVRAFVHGVVERAGVPIVLDADALNAFAGEHAQRLAGRDGHDVIITPHPGEMARLLGISTEQVQQDRLTAARTFAEQHQLHVVLKGHRTLVAAPEGSVAINMTGNPGMATGGTGDVLTGVIAGWFGQLLDAEGAARLGVYLHGHAGDLAMADLGEAALTASDLLTYLGDAVLELAAERKPGDDEDE; via the coding sequence ATGCGAGTGCTGACGGCGGCGCAGATGCGTGAAGCGGACCGGATCACCATCCAGGACCTCGGGATTCCGTCGCTCGTCCTGATGGAGAACGCTGGCCGGCAGGTCGTGGCCGCCATCGAGGCGATGTTCCCGAACCTGGCCATGCGGCGCGTCGCCGTGCTCGCCGGCCACGGTAACAACGGCGGCGACGGGTTCGTCATCGCCCGAACGCTGCTCGAGCGGGTGCTCGACGTGTCGGTGTTCGTGATCGGCCCGCTCGCCGAGGTGCGCGGCGACGCCCGGCACAACCTGGAGGTGCTCGGGCGGCTCGGCGCGTCGGTCGTCGAGATCGGCGACGAGCAGGCGTGGGAACTGCACTTCTCCGAGATCTCGACCTGCGACCTGATCGTCGACGCGATCTTCGGGACGGGACTCAAGCGGGCCCTCGACGGCATGTACCCGACCATCGTCGGCGACCTCAACGGCAGCGGCATCCCGGTGGTCGCGGTCGACGTGCCGAGCGGCCTGCTCGCCGACACGCACGAGGTGCAGGGGGAGGCCGTCCGCGCTGCCGTCACCGTGACGCTCGCTGCCCCCAAGATCTGCCACATCCTGCCGCCCGCCCAACGCGTCTGCGGCGATCTCGTGGTGGCCGACATCGGCATCCCGGGCGTGGTGATCGAGCAGATCGACGGCCCGCACGTGGAGGTCATCACGCGCGACGCCATCCGCAGCGTGCTCGAGCCACGCGACCCGGAGGCGCACAAGGGCGAGTTCGGGCGGGTGCTGATCGTCGCCGGCTCGATGGGCAAGAGCGGCGCCGCGCACCTGGCCGCGATGGCAGCCCTCCGGTCGGGCGCCGGGCTGGTCACCGTCGCCACGCCGAGGTCGGTGCAACCGATCCTCGCGGCCATGGCGCCCGAGTACATGACGATTGGCCTGCCCGAGGATGCCGACGGCCAGGTGATCCCCGACGGCATCGAGCGGGTGCTGGCCGCCTCGGCCGACGTGATCGCCATGGGACCGGGACTCGGCACCGGCGAGGGCGTCCGCGCCTTCGTGCACGGGGTGGTCGAGCGCGCCGGAGTGCCCATCGTGCTCGACGCCGACGCGCTGAACGCCTTCGCGGGCGAGCACGCGCAGCGACTCGCGGGCCGCGACGGGCACGACGTGATCATCACGCCGCACCCGGGCGAGATGGCCCGGCTCCTCGGGATCTCCACCGAGCAGGTGCAGCAGGATCGCCTGACGGCCGCCCGCACCTTCGCCGAGCAGCACCAGTTGCATGTCGTGCTCAAGGGGCATCGCACGCTCGTGGCCGCCCCCGAAGGCAGCGTGGCGATCAACATGACGGGCAATCCGGGGATGGCGACCGGCGGCACCGGGGACGTGCTCACTGGCGTGATCGCCGGCTGGTTCGGTCAACTGCTCGACGCGGAGGGGGCGGCGCGTCTGGGCGTGTACCTGCACGGCCACGCCGGCGACCTGGCCATGGCCGACCTCGGCGAGGCAGCGCTCACGGCCTCGGATCTGCTGACGTACCTCGGGGACGCCGTGCTCGAGCTCGCGGCCGAACGCAAGCCCGGCGACGACGAGGACGAGTGA
- the tsaE gene encoding tRNA (adenosine(37)-N6)-threonylcarbamoyltransferase complex ATPase subunit type 1 TsaE: protein MTEETTTSEAGTRALAQRLAATLAPGAVLLLHGDLGAGKTAFVRGLAEGLGIPDDQVSSPTFTLVHEYRGGRLTLHHADLYRLPQGSASIEELGLDETAEEGVLAIEWPERLARPVAGALHVRFTIVDESARRIAIGGS, encoded by the coding sequence GTGACCGAGGAGACGACCACCTCGGAGGCCGGGACGCGCGCGCTGGCGCAGCGCCTGGCGGCGACGCTCGCGCCCGGCGCCGTTCTGCTCCTGCACGGCGACCTCGGCGCCGGCAAGACGGCCTTCGTGCGCGGGCTCGCCGAAGGTCTCGGCATCCCCGACGACCAGGTCAGCAGTCCCACCTTCACGCTGGTCCACGAATATCGGGGCGGGCGACTCACGCTCCACCATGCGGATCTCTACCGCTTGCCGCAGGGCAGTGCGTCGATCGAGGAGCTCGGCCTTGACGAGACGGCCGAGGAGGGCGTGCTGGCGATCGAGTGGCCGGAACGGCTCGCGCGCCCCGTTGCCGGCGCCCTCCACGTCAGATTCACGATCGTCGACGAGTCGGCGCGCCGCATCGCGATCGGCGGCTCCTGA
- a CDS encoding HAD-IB family phosphatase, which yields MTTTNEPVHFLVASDFDQTLSFNDSGVVLSQLIGASGFEEKVAGLARSNLVHQGGELAYLLRHDPEFRAVRREHLVEAGRRVRLKQDIPQLVDVLSRGIPGCRFSFYVISAAPREVICAALDGVVPADHIHGTELEFDEVSGEVTAVKHVPAGYGKVAVLEQLEARSSSRPEHTIYVGDGSSDVHVMLHVNNRDGFTIAVSENRHLARIARRTLLSDSALSVMVPILGHVAGWSSTRIRELFAGYGLTLQDWERARTDRITLAEMPALVRAESA from the coding sequence ATGACAACCACGAACGAACCGGTGCACTTCCTGGTGGCCAGCGACTTCGACCAGACCCTCAGTTTCAACGACTCGGGGGTGGTGCTGAGCCAACTGATTGGCGCGTCGGGCTTCGAGGAAAAGGTTGCGGGGTTGGCGCGAAGCAACCTCGTGCACCAGGGGGGCGAGCTCGCCTACCTGCTCCGCCACGACCCCGAGTTCCGGGCCGTGCGTCGCGAGCACCTGGTCGAGGCCGGGCGCCGCGTCCGCCTGAAGCAGGACATCCCTCAGCTTGTCGACGTGCTGTCGCGCGGCATTCCGGGCTGCCGGTTCTCGTTCTACGTGATCTCGGCTGCGCCGCGCGAGGTGATCTGCGCCGCGCTGGACGGCGTGGTCCCGGCCGACCACATCCACGGCACCGAACTGGAGTTCGACGAGGTGTCCGGGGAGGTGACCGCCGTGAAGCACGTGCCGGCGGGCTACGGCAAGGTGGCCGTGCTCGAGCAGCTCGAGGCGCGCAGCAGCAGCCGTCCCGAGCACACCATCTACGTGGGCGACGGCAGTTCCGACGTCCACGTCATGCTCCACGTCAACAACCGCGACGGGTTCACGATCGCCGTCTCGGAGAACCGCCACCTCGCCCGCATCGCCCGCCGGACGCTCCTCAGCGACAGCGCCCTGAGCGTGATGGTGCCGATCCTCGGGCACGTGGCGGGCTGGAGTTCGACGCGCATCCGGGAGCTGTTTGCCGGCTACGGCCTCACGCTGCAGGACTGGGAGCGGGCCCGCACCGACCGCATCACCCTCGCCGAGATGCCGGCGCTGGTCCGGGCGGAATCGGCATGA
- a CDS encoding substrate-binding domain-containing protein produces the protein MQRAGLAIPKYQVVFEALRRDIESGRLPAGGRVPSEAELVERFGASRITVGRAVRDLQLQGLVERRVGAGTFVRRPPATAAVDCTFGVLVPDLPDIEIFEPLVQGLLAAPESRGHAFLWGGGEAAPHDRASAAWGRVQQYINRRVDGVFFAPMEGLADDDVNVRIVQALDAAGIPLVLLDRSAYPYPKRGPYDLVGIDNRRVGYAVTEHLLRAGARRVAFLGGETGVSTIDGRRAGYREALDALDADASLARRPLPAPGDRDAVRAYLESHRPDAIVCAHDRGAAQLMHTLLALGCSIPGDIRLAGVDDVEYAAWLPVPLTTVRQPVRQIGEAAIAAMLERRAHPERPARDIFVQCTLVVRTSCGAIA, from the coding sequence ATGCAACGCGCTGGCCTCGCCATTCCCAAGTACCAGGTGGTCTTCGAGGCCCTGCGGCGCGACATCGAGAGCGGACGACTGCCAGCGGGCGGGCGGGTTCCCAGCGAGGCCGAGCTGGTCGAGCGGTTCGGTGCCTCGCGCATCACGGTGGGGCGGGCCGTGCGCGACCTGCAGTTGCAGGGACTCGTGGAGCGGCGCGTCGGGGCGGGCACGTTCGTGCGGCGGCCTCCGGCGACGGCTGCCGTCGATTGCACGTTCGGCGTGCTGGTGCCCGACTTGCCCGACATCGAGATCTTCGAGCCGCTGGTGCAGGGGTTGCTCGCCGCGCCCGAATCGCGCGGCCACGCATTCCTCTGGGGCGGCGGCGAGGCGGCCCCCCACGACCGGGCCTCGGCCGCCTGGGGGCGGGTGCAGCAATACATCAACCGGCGCGTCGACGGCGTGTTCTTCGCGCCGATGGAGGGCCTGGCCGACGACGACGTGAACGTCCGGATCGTGCAGGCACTCGACGCGGCGGGCATCCCGCTCGTGCTCCTCGACCGTTCCGCGTACCCGTATCCGAAGCGCGGTCCGTACGATCTGGTGGGCATCGACAACCGGCGCGTCGGGTATGCCGTGACCGAGCACCTGCTGCGGGCCGGGGCCAGGCGCGTCGCCTTCCTCGGCGGGGAGACGGGCGTCTCCACCATCGATGGGCGGCGCGCCGGCTATCGCGAGGCGCTCGACGCGCTCGACGCCGACGCCTCGCTCGCACGACGACCGCTGCCCGCGCCCGGGGACCGTGACGCGGTGAGGGCGTATCTCGAGTCGCACCGTCCGGACGCGATCGTCTGCGCGCACGATCGCGGGGCCGCGCAACTGATGCACACGTTGCTGGCCCTCGGTTGCTCGATCCCGGGCGACATCCGGCTGGCGGGGGTGGACGACGTGGAGTACGCGGCGTGGCTGCCGGTGCCGCTCACCACGGTGCGGCAGCCGGTCCGGCAGATCGGGGAAGCGGCGATTGCCGCGATGCTGGAGCGCCGGGCGCACCCCGAACGGCCCGCCCGCGACATCTTCGTGCAGTGCACGCTGGTGGTGCGCACGTCCTGCGGCGCGATCGCGTGA
- a CDS encoding PIG-L deacetylase family protein — protein sequence MRSRSFSAIASAALALGLASSSTSLTAQRPLNVIVFGAHPDDAELQAAGVAAMWAAKGHRVKFVAATNGDIGHFSQAGGPLAQRRYREVQECARILGITTDVLDIHDGELVPDLETRRKFARKIREWQADIVIGHRPYDYHPDHRNVGVLLNDTAIVVQAPFFVPDTPATPRNPIYLNSADGFDVPKTFVPDVVVDIDAVADKKFACVAAMPSQFGDADSWQGRTLPNMPKDEAGRKAYIVETVKGWLAAGANEYRAQLIARYGQDRGSKVKYAEAFQLNQYGRQVKIAELDALLPR from the coding sequence ATGAGAAGTCGTTCGTTCTCGGCCATCGCCTCCGCTGCGCTCGCCCTCGGCCTCGCTTCCTCGTCAACGTCGCTCACGGCGCAGCGTCCGCTCAACGTCATCGTCTTCGGGGCGCATCCCGACGATGCGGAGCTGCAGGCCGCGGGGGTGGCGGCGATGTGGGCCGCCAAGGGGCACCGCGTCAAGTTCGTCGCCGCGACCAATGGCGACATCGGCCACTTCTCGCAGGCCGGTGGCCCGCTGGCGCAGCGGCGCTACAGGGAGGTGCAGGAGTGCGCGCGGATCCTCGGCATCACCACCGACGTGCTCGACATCCACGACGGCGAACTGGTGCCCGATCTCGAGACGCGCCGCAAGTTCGCGCGCAAGATCCGGGAGTGGCAGGCCGACATCGTCATCGGCCACCGGCCCTACGACTATCACCCCGATCACCGCAACGTCGGCGTGCTCCTGAACGACACCGCGATCGTCGTGCAGGCGCCGTTCTTCGTGCCGGACACCCCCGCGACGCCGCGCAACCCGATCTACCTCAATTCCGCCGACGGCTTCGACGTGCCGAAGACGTTCGTGCCCGACGTCGTGGTCGACATCGACGCGGTCGCCGACAAGAAGTTCGCGTGCGTCGCGGCGATGCCCTCGCAGTTCGGCGACGCCGACTCCTGGCAGGGACGGACGCTCCCGAACATGCCGAAGGACGAGGCGGGCCGGAAGGCCTACATCGTCGAGACGGTGAAGGGCTGGCTCGCGGCGGGTGCCAACGAGTACCGCGCGCAGCTCATCGCCCGCTACGGGCAGGACCGCGGCTCGAAGGTGAAGTACGCGGAAGCCTTCCAGCTGAACCAGTACGGACGGCAGGTCAAGATCGCGGAACTCGACGCCTTGCTGCCGCGATAG